In Rhodanobacteraceae bacterium, the following proteins share a genomic window:
- a CDS encoding sigma-70 family RNA polymerase sigma factor codes for MGRWTGLVQGIVNGDRAAEAALISGMLPAVRVMIRRRGVRSWADIDDLAQDAVAALLVALRDGKLHDPEKLMGFVARLVQNMCSDQYQRQQRMVCLNSESEQTDPANVPLVRIEHQERWSRVMGAISALTVPRDRDVLIDFYIRGKEKAEICAHFALEPAQFDRVIHRARTRVRSLLSIEAGG; via the coding sequence ATGGGGCGCTGGACAGGTCTTGTTCAGGGAATCGTCAATGGGGATAGGGCTGCCGAGGCCGCTCTGATCTCCGGAATGCTCCCAGCGGTACGCGTGATGATCCGGCGTCGAGGTGTTCGCTCCTGGGCCGACATCGACGACCTCGCGCAGGACGCGGTGGCTGCCTTGCTGGTGGCTCTGCGCGACGGCAAATTGCACGACCCCGAGAAACTGATGGGCTTCGTGGCGCGTTTGGTTCAGAACATGTGTTCCGATCAATATCAGCGCCAGCAGCGAATGGTGTGTCTGAACTCCGAATCCGAACAAACGGACCCGGCGAATGTCCCCTTGGTGCGCATCGAGCATCAGGAAAGGTGGTCGCGGGTCATGGGTGCAATAAGTGCGCTGACGGTGCCGCGGGACCGCGACGTTCTGATTGACTTCTATATCCGCGGAAAGGAAAAGGCGGAAATCTGCGCGCACTTTGCGTTGGAGCCGGCGCAATTCGATCGCGTCATCCACCGGGCACGGACCCGGGTGCGCAGTCTGTTGTCGATTGAAGCCGGCGGCTGA
- a CDS encoding NAD(P)-dependent alcohol dehydrogenase has protein sequence MDHAACELELACAHAGAPLSVDRGALTRMRQGLVRAYAAAAPGAPFEVRELRWGALPDDEVEVVVEACGLCHSDLAMWRDDWSRKRFPLVAGHEIVGRVVALGREARGLELGQRVGIGWFRKSCLHCPACRRGDLQHCVALQRLLVDGTGGFAERVRCHWAWTLPLPDTLDPRSAGSLFCAGITAYAPITRHVHPSHRVGVVGIGGIGHLAVQLLRAWGCEVLAVVRDEAQAADALRLGAHRAVLSGSSAEELRRAGGLDLLLVATGAPLPWPALLGMLAPQGRLHLLAMSCESIPLVPAELIPRALTVSSSPLGRPDEMQQLLMFCARHGIAPQVETLPMRRLDEAMAMLEQGNARYRLMLIPDLD, from the coding sequence ATGGATCACGCTGCTTGCGAGCTGGAACTGGCTTGTGCCCACGCGGGTGCGCCCTTGAGCGTGGACCGTGGCGCGCTGACGCGCATGCGCCAGGGGCTTGTCCGTGCCTACGCTGCGGCGGCACCGGGCGCGCCCTTCGAAGTCCGGGAGCTGCGTTGGGGTGCGCTGCCCGACGATGAGGTCGAGGTGGTGGTCGAGGCTTGCGGGCTGTGCCACTCGGACCTGGCGATGTGGCGCGACGACTGGTCGCGCAAGCGCTTTCCGCTGGTGGCGGGGCACGAGATCGTCGGCCGCGTCGTCGCCCTCGGGCGCGAGGCGCGCGGGCTGGAGCTCGGCCAGCGCGTGGGCATCGGCTGGTTCCGCAAGAGCTGCCTGCACTGTCCCGCCTGCCGTCGTGGAGATCTGCAGCACTGCGTGGCGCTGCAGCGCCTGCTGGTCGACGGCACCGGCGGCTTCGCCGAACGTGTGCGCTGCCACTGGGCCTGGACCTTGCCCTTGCCGGACACCCTCGACCCGCGTAGCGCCGGTTCGCTGTTCTGCGCCGGCATCACGGCCTATGCGCCGATCACGCGGCACGTGCATCCCAGCCACCGCGTCGGGGTGGTCGGAATCGGCGGTATCGGCCATCTCGCGGTGCAGTTGCTGCGTGCCTGGGGTTGCGAGGTGCTCGCGGTGGTGCGCGACGAAGCCCAAGCCGCGGACGCCCTGCGGCTGGGCGCGCACCGCGCGGTGCTGAGTGGGTCCAGCGCCGAGGAACTGCGCCGCGCCGGCGGGCTGGACCTGCTGCTGGTGGCCACCGGTGCGCCGCTGCCGTGGCCGGCCTTGCTCGGGATGCTCGCGCCGCAGGGGCGGCTGCATCTGCTGGCGATGAGCTGCGAATCGATCCCGCTGGTGCCGGCCGAGTTGATCCCGCGGGCGCTGACCGTATCCAGTTCCCCCCTGGGGCGCCCGGACGAGATGCAGCAGCTGCTGATGTTCTGCGCGCGCCACGGGATCGCACCGCAGGTGGAAACCCTGCCGATGCGCCGGCTCGACGAGGCCATGGCGATGCTCGAGCAGGGCAATGCGCGCTATCGCCTGATGTTGATCCCGGATCTCGACTGA
- a CDS encoding trypsin-like peptidase domain-containing protein, with amino-acid sequence MFKLDSDVILGEDWRLDLHELRSDVPGHDIVRRAAAGVGMLVNHRNLYFDGSRKPRLHTRRETAVACAGGSKYIGQPKYTGMAATAFLVNERHVVTAGHFVASLQVDDLCVVFRYVARPDWRNHLECESPPYELEASQLARVDRILYCSTAAATGDLAVLHLADAVNSATAVPLELARRQSLRNGPGFSMIGHPRGLPCKAEVADGHAGNGPRVWSFDARRAQTNVHGLQKSSGSPLLDRFGRVVGVMSHRTDATTETPDGAGGGHHSSWCSRIDLIADLLADLGVPGI; translated from the coding sequence GTGTTCAAGCTCGATTCGGACGTCATTCTGGGTGAGGACTGGCGGCTGGATCTCCACGAGCTGCGCAGTGACGTTCCCGGGCACGACATCGTGCGCCGCGCGGCGGCGGGCGTGGGCATGCTGGTCAATCACCGGAATCTGTACTTCGACGGCAGCCGCAAGCCACGGCTACATACCCGGCGCGAAACCGCCGTGGCTTGCGCCGGCGGCAGCAAGTACATCGGGCAGCCCAAATACACCGGGATGGCCGCGACGGCGTTTCTGGTCAACGAACGTCATGTGGTGACAGCCGGTCATTTTGTCGCGTCACTTCAGGTGGACGACCTTTGCGTCGTCTTTCGATATGTCGCCAGGCCTGATTGGCGCAACCATCTCGAGTGCGAATCACCGCCGTATGAGCTCGAGGCGTCGCAATTGGCGCGCGTCGATCGAATCCTCTATTGCTCTACCGCAGCAGCGACAGGCGATCTGGCCGTACTGCATTTGGCTGATGCCGTGAATTCGGCAACGGCTGTCCCGCTGGAACTGGCGAGACGCCAGTCCCTGCGCAACGGGCCGGGCTTCAGCATGATCGGCCACCCACGTGGGCTGCCGTGCAAGGCCGAGGTGGCAGACGGCCATGCGGGCAATGGGCCGCGCGTCTGGTCTTTCGATGCCCGCCGCGCACAGACCAACGTGCATGGACTGCAGAAATCCAGCGGCTCGCCGCTGCTGGACCGCTTCGGACGCGTGGTCGGGGTCATGTCGCACCGCACCGACGCGACGACGGAAACACCGGATGGCGCGGGAGGCGGCCACCACAGCTCATGGTGCAGTCGTATCGATTTGATTGCCGACTTGTTGGCGGACCTTGGCGTTCCCGGAATCTGA
- a CDS encoding CHAT domain-containing protein translates to MSLGEFESAESLAERAVEHARGSDARRSLLLALAVLGRINGLQAKVQEALAHFAEARELASALNDLPMLANSELQLARIWTLLEQPRRASAAADAARAAYTRLGDAARSAHAALLVEALRKPEERSARGALSGPVVLRLVRDLPLLGEYQVGVRLLAVDVCLTQGDAGCSKQLLAPLIEAEAEMSYTHARALGLARARLALLEGDAEAAIALSKLWHARARQARDLPTELDALWIRGQAEIQAGRAEEACGTLQELVDGALYLGQMQTYPFHRQQLLERARAAFALQLNLRPPTDDVPLARSELPVLLQLLASTRPPDTLPTARTRAAQARLNRMMQQHWQLDLGAPAAPMPDPLLPTSASLPFDSAQASRESIRPTDGIWYGFLAEDRLHWWQKRGDRVLHRQSTAPRARLLVLRDALLRQLRAPDSDPADLERLAKELADASGLSQLALSHDAADRLQVVPPDAFASLPLPFVLKSAGADSLLVVVIEPVAGGDRPAPCCAGRQLLAVADPVPVLGSGARLPRLPGARDEARRVASVWPAENQRVLLGADVGAEHVLRGLASANTVVHLGTHGLARFDDLELSGLLTVDGKGKLRALGAVELMSTRLASPLVVLSACDGGLPLEISATTNTSLARVLLRAGVARVLASSWQVDDMAAAELMSELHRGLVRGDAPESALLQAQSALRAKRRYAHPYYWAGFQLVEASRVD, encoded by the coding sequence ATGTCCCTCGGCGAATTCGAATCGGCCGAGTCGCTTGCCGAACGTGCCGTCGAGCACGCCCGTGGGAGCGACGCGCGGCGCAGCCTGTTGCTCGCGCTCGCCGTGCTGGGGCGGATCAACGGCCTGCAGGCGAAGGTGCAGGAGGCGCTGGCGCATTTCGCAGAAGCACGCGAGCTGGCGAGCGCACTCAACGATCTGCCGATGCTGGCCAATTCGGAGCTGCAACTGGCCAGGATCTGGACCTTGCTGGAACAGCCGCGACGGGCATCGGCCGCGGCAGACGCAGCGCGTGCCGCATACACGCGCCTGGGCGACGCTGCGCGATCCGCCCACGCGGCACTGTTGGTGGAGGCCTTGCGCAAGCCGGAGGAACGCTCAGCGCGCGGGGCGCTGTCCGGACCCGTGGTGCTTCGCCTGGTCCGCGATTTGCCGCTGCTGGGAGAGTATCAGGTGGGGGTGCGGCTTCTTGCCGTGGACGTCTGCCTGACCCAGGGCGATGCAGGGTGCAGCAAGCAGCTATTGGCGCCCCTGATCGAAGCCGAGGCTGAGATGTCGTACACGCATGCGCGCGCGCTCGGCCTGGCCCGCGCTCGTCTGGCCCTGCTCGAAGGTGATGCGGAGGCCGCTATCGCGCTGTCCAAGTTGTGGCATGCGCGCGCTCGGCAAGCTCGAGATCTCCCGACCGAACTCGATGCCCTTTGGATCCGGGGCCAGGCGGAGATCCAGGCAGGCAGGGCAGAGGAAGCCTGCGGGACGCTGCAGGAGCTGGTCGACGGTGCGCTTTACCTGGGCCAGATGCAGACCTATCCATTCCATCGCCAGCAGCTGCTGGAGCGCGCGCGCGCGGCCTTCGCACTGCAGCTGAACTTGCGCCCGCCCACCGACGATGTTCCCCTTGCGCGCTCGGAGTTGCCGGTCTTGCTGCAGTTGCTGGCGAGCACACGGCCGCCGGATACGCTTCCGACAGCGCGCACGCGCGCTGCGCAGGCGCGCCTGAATCGAATGATGCAGCAGCACTGGCAACTCGACCTCGGGGCACCCGCGGCCCCGATGCCCGACCCATTGCTTCCCACGTCGGCGAGCCTGCCATTCGATTCCGCGCAGGCATCCAGAGAATCGATTCGACCGACGGACGGAATCTGGTACGGCTTCCTGGCCGAGGATCGGTTGCACTGGTGGCAGAAGCGCGGCGATCGCGTGCTGCATCGGCAAAGTACGGCGCCACGGGCCAGATTGCTGGTTCTGCGGGACGCGCTCTTGCGCCAACTGCGGGCGCCGGATTCGGATCCTGCTGACCTTGAGCGACTGGCCAAGGAACTGGCGGACGCCAGTGGCCTGTCGCAGTTGGCGCTCTCGCATGATGCGGCGGACAGGCTCCAGGTGGTGCCGCCCGACGCATTCGCATCGCTGCCGCTGCCTTTCGTGTTGAAGTCCGCCGGCGCGGATTCGCTGCTGGTGGTTGTGATCGAGCCGGTGGCCGGTGGCGACCGTCCAGCGCCGTGCTGCGCGGGTCGGCAATTGCTTGCGGTCGCCGATCCTGTGCCGGTCCTTGGCTCCGGGGCCAGGCTGCCGCGCCTGCCGGGTGCGCGCGATGAGGCGCGACGCGTCGCCTCGGTTTGGCCGGCCGAGAACCAGCGCGTGTTGTTAGGGGCGGACGTCGGCGCCGAGCATGTGCTGCGGGGGCTTGCCAGTGCGAACACCGTGGTGCACCTGGGCACCCACGGATTGGCGCGTTTCGACGATCTGGAGCTGAGCGGACTGTTGACGGTTGACGGCAAAGGCAAGCTGCGCGCGCTTGGGGCAGTCGAGCTGATGTCCACTCGATTGGCCTCCCCGTTGGTGGTGCTCAGCGCCTGCGATGGCGGTCTGCCCCTGGAGATATCCGCGACCACCAATACCAGTCTCGCGCGAGTCCTGTTGCGGGCCGGCGTGGCGCGAGTCCTTGCATCGTCGTGGCAGGTGGACGACATGGCGGCGGCCGAGCTGATGTCCGAACTGCACCGCGGACTGGTCCGTGGCGATGCGCCCGAAAGCGCGCTGCTCCAGGCGCAAAGCGCGCTCCGTGCGAAGCGGCGCTACGCGCACCCCTACTATTGGGCGGGGTTCCAACTGGTCGAAGCATCGCGGGTGGACTGA
- a CDS encoding LysR family transcriptional regulator yields MDLERLAAVVALIEAGDMARAAQQCGRNQTQLRADLRAIEDWLGVPVLQVDASGRIEANAEGRRLLPRAQALLADGERLRDLFRAPAAGRELRVICSHYLASYLLIDRLQAFRLRHPDVVLKLSVRTEIQILSALQQDTLCGVGFCAPLESPPGLRYRHWFSMPWSAVLPHGHPLAARPSLSLAELAREPLILFEPGSTGRQHLLQAFHRAGVEPQVALQATTTALIAQMVEAGLGIAVLPLLPSGRVTAGRALAVVPVSDRIEAIDSGIFMRPEWADDPLLNELIDWVTAEAV; encoded by the coding sequence ATGGATCTGGAGCGGCTCGCCGCGGTGGTGGCACTGATCGAGGCGGGGGACATGGCGCGCGCGGCGCAGCAGTGCGGCCGCAACCAGACCCAGTTGCGCGCGGACCTGCGCGCCATCGAGGACTGGCTGGGCGTGCCGGTGCTGCAGGTCGATGCGTCTGGTCGGATCGAAGCGAACGCCGAGGGCCGCCGCCTGCTGCCGCGTGCCCAGGCCCTGCTTGCGGATGGCGAGCGCCTGCGCGATCTGTTCCGTGCGCCGGCCGCGGGGCGCGAGTTGCGCGTGATCTGCAGCCACTACCTCGCCAGCTACTTGCTGATCGACCGCCTGCAGGCCTTCCGTCTGCGCCATCCGGACGTCGTGCTCAAGCTCTCGGTGCGCACCGAGATCCAGATCCTGTCCGCGCTGCAGCAGGACACCCTGTGCGGCGTCGGCTTCTGCGCGCCGCTGGAGTCGCCGCCGGGCCTGCGCTATCGCCACTGGTTCTCGATGCCGTGGTCGGCGGTGCTGCCGCATGGCCATCCGCTCGCCGCGCGGCCATCGCTGTCGCTGGCGGAACTCGCGCGCGAGCCGCTGATCCTGTTCGAGCCCGGCTCCACCGGCCGCCAGCACCTGCTGCAGGCCTTCCACCGCGCCGGGGTGGAGCCGCAGGTGGCACTGCAAGCCACCACCACCGCACTGATCGCGCAGATGGTGGAGGCGGGCCTCGGCATCGCCGTGCTGCCGCTGCTGCCCTCCGGCCGCGTGACCGCCGGTCGCGCGCTGGCCGTGGTCCCGGTCAGCGACCGCATCGAAGCCATCGACTCCGGCATCTTCATGCGTCCCGAGTGGGCGGACGATCCGCTGCTCAACGAGTTGATCGACTGGGTCACCGCCGAGGCGGTCTGA
- a CDS encoding WYL domain-containing protein, whose translation MDRTERVNLLHGLLSSHPRGLSQERLLREAGCSRASLYRDTAYMRDTLGAPIERVGDPIRLWRYASDHVGSFQLPGMWMNADELYALLLAQQMLERSGAGLFGRALGPLQPRIHKLLGSRAFRLDRLRVLRTQARSGDQTVFRLVTEAVLAARQLRFEYRARSTARASERVVSPQRLIHHRDNWYLDAWDAPRASLRRFALDRIAHPELMPEASIDLPADQLDAREEAGYGIFAGPDTHEAVIAFSPHAARWVADERWHPRQRQRWLADGSLELTLPYSNARELLMDVQRHGAEAEVLAPEGLREEMRGMLRAALGRYG comes from the coding sequence ATGGACCGCACCGAGCGCGTCAACCTCCTGCACGGACTGCTGAGCAGCCACCCGCGCGGCCTCAGCCAGGAGCGGCTGCTGCGCGAGGCAGGCTGTTCGCGCGCGTCGCTGTACCGGGATACTGCGTACATGCGCGACACACTGGGTGCGCCGATCGAACGCGTCGGGGATCCGATACGTCTGTGGCGTTATGCGAGCGACCACGTCGGCAGTTTCCAGTTGCCCGGCATGTGGATGAACGCGGACGAGCTGTACGCGCTGCTGCTCGCGCAGCAGATGCTGGAGCGCAGTGGCGCGGGCTTGTTTGGACGCGCGCTGGGGCCATTGCAACCGCGCATCCACAAGCTCCTCGGGTCACGCGCGTTCCGTCTGGACCGCCTGCGCGTGCTGCGCACCCAGGCACGCAGCGGCGACCAGACCGTGTTCCGGCTCGTGACCGAGGCGGTCCTCGCCGCGCGCCAGCTCCGCTTCGAATACCGCGCCCGCTCAACCGCGCGCGCCAGCGAACGCGTGGTCTCGCCGCAGCGGCTGATCCACCACCGCGACAACTGGTACCTGGACGCCTGGGACGCGCCACGCGCCAGCCTGCGCCGCTTCGCGCTCGATCGCATCGCCCACCCGGAACTGATGCCCGAGGCATCGATCGACCTGCCCGCCGACCAACTCGATGCGCGCGAGGAGGCCGGCTACGGCATCTTCGCCGGCCCCGACACCCACGAGGCCGTCATCGCCTTCAGCCCGCACGCGGCCCGCTGGGTAGCCGACGAACGCTGGCACCCACGCCAGCGTCAGCGCTGGCTAGCCGACGGCAGCCTGGAACTCACCCTCCCGTACTCCAACGCGCGGGAGCTGCTGATGGATGTGCAGCGGCATGGGGCTGAGGCGGAGGTCCTTGCGCCTGAGGGGTTGCGGGAGGAGATGAGGGGGATGCTGAGGGCGGCGTTGGGGAGGTATGGGTGA